The following coding sequences lie in one Aricia agestis chromosome 18, ilAriAges1.1, whole genome shotgun sequence genomic window:
- the LOC121735878 gene encoding proclotting enzyme-like: MADIQLWQRSLDFLIYVLVLSVGVDGQRSAHPVSFVDPGGYRNPYIQSRHPEWGQFPLPRKRSDGPTYYNRAYEPYPYNEEARHPGLLRFQGYQDYNDRPPVRVIQTDSDQNDGRLFSDSAFTRISETLGAINTVGHYLVDIVKENERNVSDPNLQKLPGAIYTLTKNVLGTNVTDTIAPIVKKALPKVLPDAPITKIATGDVDSKECTTPDGEQGYCEDLSNCPQLLLNLVGLRESLCFKELFVPGVCCPRDAVIATPAIEKPAVSTTSKPTFLVPVTTPATVQLTTKKPSGIISLTTKKPKVTKATTTTRKPTTRTTPRTTTTTVTTTTTTTTHAVPQFIGNYSNIVDIEDCGQREDEGGRIVGGTESKPGAWPWMAAIYLHGSKRREFWCGGTLIDKRHVLTAAHCTRDSKQRPFPARQFSVRLGDVDLARDDEPSRPVTLRVAAVRAHDQFSRVGYYNDIAVLVLAENVQKSKYVIPICLPRGDLARRTFDGATATVVGWGTTRYGGSESSRQLEARLPVWRNEDCDRAYFQPITETFMCAGYPRGGVDACQGDSGGPLMLLAAGRWTQIGVVSFGNKCGEPGYPGVYTRVTHYLNWLTHNVT, from the exons ATGTCCTGGTGCTTTCAGTGGGAGTAGACGGCCAGCGGTCTGCTCACCCGG TGTCATTTGTGGATCCCGGAGGATACAGGAACCCGTACATCCAGTCCAGACATCCGGAGTGGGGGCAGTTCCCGCTGCCCAGGAAAAGATCTGATGGTCCGACGTACTATAACAGAGCCTACGAGCCCTACCCTTACAATGAGGAAGCGAGACATCCAGGGCTGCTGAGGTTTCAGGGTTACCAGGACTACAATGACAGACCACCAGTCAGAGTCATCCAAACTGACTCAGATCAGAATGATGGCCGTCTGTTCTCAGATTCAGCGTTCACCAGAATATCGGAAACACTGGGAGCGATAAACACAGTTGGACATTACTTGGTTGACATCGTAAAGGAAAACGAAAGGAACGTATCAGATCCAAATCTACAAAAACTGCCTGGAGCGATATACACCTTGACCAAAAACGTTTTAGGCACGAACGTGACGGACACAATAGCTCCTATCGTTAAGAAAGCGCTTCCCAAGGTGTTGCCAGATGCTCCCATAACTAAAATAGCGACTGGGGACGTTGACTCAAAGGAATGCACCACACCAGACGGAGAGCAAGGGTACTGCGAGGACCTGAGCAACTGTCCGCAGCTGCTTCTCAATCTCGTCGGCTTGAGAGAGTCCTTGTGCTTTAAAGAGCTGTTCGTTCCTGGAGTGTGCTGCCCGAGAGACGCCGTGATCGCGACGCCGGCGATCGAAAAGCCAGCGGTGTCGACGACTAGCAAGCCTACCTTCCTAGTACCGGTTACAACACCTGCAACCGTACAGCTCACAACCAAGAAGCCTTCGGGAATAATATCGCTCACGACGAAGAAGCCAAAGGTAACGAAAGCGACGACCACAACTCGGAAGCCGACGACGAGGACCACTCCGCGGACCACAACAACTACTGTCACCACTACGACGACAACTACAACGCATGCTGTGCCGCAGTTCATCGGGAACTATTCCAACATTGTCGACATTGagg ATTGTGGACAACGCGAGGACGAGGGAGGTCGTATTGTCGGCGGTACGGAGTCCAAGCCTGGTGCCTGGCCCTGGATGGCAGCCATCTACCTTCACGGCAGCAAACGCCGGGAGTTCTGGTGCGGGGGGACGCTGATCGATAAACGACATGTGCTGACAGCCGCACATTGCACCAGGGACTCCAAACAGAGACC GTTCCCGGCCCGTCAGTTCAGCGTGCGTCTGGGCGACGTAGACCTGGCGCGTGACGACGAGCCGTCGCGGCCCGTCACGCTGCGGGTGGCGGCGGTGCGCGCGCACGACCAGTTCTCCCGCGTTGGCTATTACAACGACATCGCGGTGCTGGTGTTAGCTG AGAACGTCCAGAAGTCAAAGTACGTTATTCCCATCTGTCTCCCGCGAGGGGATCTCGCAAGGCGGACCTTCGACGGCGCCACCGCCACTGTCGTCGGCTGGGGAACTACCAG atACGGCGGTTCGGAGAGTTCTCGCCAGCTAGAGGCGCGGCTGCCGGTGTGGCGGAACGAGGACTGCGACCGCGCGTACTTCCAGCCCATCACCGAGACCTTCATGTGCGCCGGCTACCCGCGCGGCGGCGTCGACGCCTGCCAG GGTGACTCCGGCGGTCCCCTCATGCTGCTCGCGGCTGGTCGCTGGACGCAAATCGGCGTGGTCTCCTTTGGCAACAAGTGCGGAGAACCAGGATATCCTGGGGTCTACACGCGTGTCACGCATTACCTTAACTGGCTCACGCATAACGTAACGTAA
- the LOC121735765 gene encoding protein unc-50 homolog produces the protein MMKYSTSPPPMNYPRSTSPLPAPANYQPTTASAAVKRYKYLRRLFKFNQMDFEFAAWQMVYLFVSPQKVFRNFNYRKHTKSQFARDDPAFLVLLSIWLFLSSICFALAMGLTWGQCVLFILYVVFVDFIGAGIIASTFFWYMSNKYLRVDASSADVEWGYSFDVHINAFFPPLSLLHCAQILLFNQLLSHGGLVSCVVANSFWLASCVYYLYITFLGYSNLPQLQNTRLFLLPLPALALLYLASLPANFNLSRMLIHFYHYRVL, from the exons atgatgaaatactcaacgTCTCCACCTCCTATGAACTACCCGAGGAGTACGTCTCCTCTACCTGCACCAGCAAACTACCAGCCCACCACAGCTAGCGCCGCGGTTAAGCGATACAAATACTTGAGGAGGCTGTTCAAATTCAACCAAATGGACTTTGAGTTTGCCGCTTGGCAAATGGTGTACTTGTTTGTCTCACCGCAGAAAGTGTTTAGAAATTTTAACTATAGGAAAC ATACAAAATCACAATTTGCGAGAGATGATCCTGCGTTCCTGGTCTTACTCAGTATTTGGCTATTTT TATCATCAATATGCTTTGCTCTGGCAATGGGATTGACGTGGGGGCAGTGTGTGCTGTTTATCCTGTACGTGGTGTTTGTGGACTTTATCGGAGCGGGCATCATTGCATCTACATTTTTCTG GTACATGAGCAACAAGTATCTCCGTGTGGACGCGAGCAGTGCGGACGTGGAGTGGGGCTACAGCTTCGACGTCCACATTAACGCGTTCTTCCCGCCTCTGTCGCTGCTGCACTGCGCGCAGATACTGCTGTTCAACC AGCTCCTCTCGCACGGCGGTCTGGTGTCGTGTGTGGTGGCCAACTCGTTCTGGCTGGCCTCCTGCGTCTACTACCTCTACATCACATTCCTCGGGTACAGCA ATCTGCCGCAGCTGCAGAACACGCGCCTGTTCCTGCTGCCGCTGCCGGCGCTAGCGCTGCTGTACCTCGCCAGCCTGCCCGCCAACTTCAACCTCAGTCGCATGCTCATACACTTCTACCACTACCGCGTGCtgtga